In Halorubrum sp. BV1, the following proteins share a genomic window:
- a CDS encoding protein-L-isoaspartate O-methyltransferase: protein MDEASIRADAIEGLEHQLDEPLDASVLTALQRVSREPFVDDASRSGGRGQTGDDATGSLSTATVVRLITALDVAEGDDVLVVGAGAGYSVAMIAEIAGARHVHAVDIDREAVWAARSNLSTAGYDAVLVDRRDGVNGLPEYAPYDRILLEASVVEPPRALRDQLAATGRIVYPRGTTVQTIAAIEPDAVGEPDAQTAHDVDPGSDAAPEQPPDRSSTEADTAPPGFSTVETAGPVRIDPMLVDGEQGGVERNRTRREDAEWAQQGHFAPHGWEQEWIDWDDRI, encoded by the coding sequence ATGGACGAGGCGTCGATCCGCGCCGACGCGATCGAGGGGCTCGAACACCAGCTCGACGAGCCGCTGGACGCGTCCGTACTGACGGCGCTCCAGCGCGTTTCCCGCGAGCCGTTCGTCGACGACGCCTCGCGATCGGGCGGTAGGGGTCAGACCGGCGACGACGCGACCGGCTCGCTCTCGACCGCGACCGTCGTCCGACTGATCACGGCCTTGGACGTCGCCGAGGGCGACGACGTGCTCGTCGTCGGTGCCGGCGCGGGTTACTCCGTCGCGATGATCGCCGAGATCGCCGGCGCGCGCCACGTACACGCGGTCGACATCGACCGCGAGGCCGTCTGGGCCGCGCGGTCGAACCTCTCTACGGCCGGCTACGACGCGGTGCTCGTCGATCGGCGGGACGGCGTCAACGGGCTACCGGAGTACGCGCCGTACGACCGGATCCTCCTCGAAGCGTCCGTCGTCGAGCCGCCGCGCGCGCTCCGCGACCAACTCGCCGCGACCGGTCGGATCGTCTACCCGCGCGGTACGACCGTTCAGACGATCGCCGCCATCGAACCCGACGCGGTCGGCGAACCCGACGCCCAGACGGCTCACGACGTTGACCCCGGCTCGGACGCTGCGCCCGAGCAGCCACCCGACCGATCCTCGACCGAAGCCGATACCGCCCCGCCGGGGTTCAGCACCGTCGAGACCGCCGGGCCGGTCCGGATCGATCCGATGCTCGTCGACGGCGAGCAGGGGGGCGTCGAGCGGAACCGGACCCGGAGGGAAGACGCCGAGTGGGCACAGCAGGGCCACTTCGCCCCCCACGGCTGGGAGCAGGAGTGGATCGACTGGGACGACCGGATCTGA
- a CDS encoding Ig domain-containing protein group 1 domain-containing protein, giving the protein MVNSKRDGRTANRRSFRTDRRAIEGLPVRLVIALVVGVASLSVMMGMIGDIDGLAATELDARPQPEVTTPGDQSLAVTVFDPDGGAVADATVIVRSGSARIDGVATGKTNADGTARVDIDPELGPNQPDGTLTIEVKPPAEGDYVDERENTEVLVIAE; this is encoded by the coding sequence ATGGTCAACTCGAAGCGGGACGGACGCACCGCCAACCGGCGATCGTTTCGGACGGATCGTCGTGCGATAGAAGGACTGCCGGTCAGGCTGGTGATCGCGCTCGTCGTCGGGGTCGCGAGCCTCAGCGTGATGATGGGAATGATCGGCGACATCGACGGACTGGCGGCGACGGAACTCGACGCCAGACCCCAGCCGGAGGTGACGACGCCGGGCGACCAGTCACTCGCGGTCACGGTGTTCGACCCCGACGGCGGGGCCGTCGCCGACGCGACGGTGATCGTCCGGAGCGGTTCGGCGCGGATCGACGGCGTCGCTACCGGAAAGACGAACGCGGACGGGACCGCGCGCGTGGATATCGATCCGGAGCTGGGGCCGAACCAGCCGGACGGAACGCTCACGATCGAGGTCAAGCCGCCGGCAGAGGGCGATTACGTCGACGAGCGTGAGAACACGGAGGTGCTCGTCATCGCCGAGTGA
- a CDS encoding ATP-binding protein, with protein MHVIGRDDAESVRSRESAVNDGETTASPVQPPTVPLGSFLARDGSTGAAVGVDADGPHAAVVFGKRGTGKSYTLGVIAEGLAAADGVVPVVVDPMGVFSGLRDAGGRVVEPTVRPAAIPASAWPGLLGLDSTSGAGSLLWRAVAEAGSAAAGGRRNGPSPDSGTGAPSPSLDDVRGRIEASEAPDAARRAADNHLRLAESWGVFDAAATSVESFAADGTPTVLDLAGVPERAAAAVVRAVARGLYDAQVAGRLDRLPWLLVDEAHAFFGGVAEPALRTLLTRGRAPGVSLVCATQRPGALPSVAVSQSDLIVAHRLTAEGDVARLAEAEATYLAGSLASRLPTGTGEALVVDDATETAHTVRVRERRTSHGGGSPRASQTRAAVDRPDDDGATVSGVCRPDAPDGSSRESEGPR; from the coding sequence ATGCATGTGATCGGACGCGACGACGCGGAGTCGGTCAGATCCCGCGAGTCTGCGGTCAACGACGGCGAGACGACCGCATCGCCCGTTCAGCCGCCGACAGTTCCGCTCGGGTCGTTTCTGGCTCGTGACGGGAGCACCGGAGCGGCGGTCGGCGTCGACGCAGACGGTCCGCACGCCGCCGTCGTCTTCGGAAAGCGAGGGACCGGGAAGTCGTACACGCTCGGCGTCATCGCCGAGGGGCTCGCGGCCGCCGACGGCGTCGTCCCGGTCGTCGTCGACCCAATGGGTGTGTTCTCCGGCCTCCGTGACGCCGGCGGTCGCGTCGTCGAGCCGACCGTCCGCCCTGCCGCGATCCCGGCGAGCGCGTGGCCGGGCCTGCTCGGACTCGACTCCACGAGCGGCGCGGGGAGTCTGCTCTGGCGAGCCGTCGCCGAGGCGGGTTCGGCAGCGGCCGGCGGCCGGCGGAACGGACCGTCGCCCGATTCCGGAACGGGAGCCCCATCGCCGTCTCTCGACGACGTTCGCGGCCGGATCGAGGCGTCGGAGGCACCGGACGCCGCTCGCCGAGCCGCCGACAACCACCTTCGACTCGCCGAGTCGTGGGGCGTCTTCGACGCCGCGGCGACGTCGGTCGAGAGCTTCGCTGCCGACGGGACACCGACCGTGCTCGACCTCGCCGGCGTTCCGGAGCGGGCCGCGGCCGCGGTCGTCCGAGCGGTCGCCCGCGGACTCTACGACGCGCAGGTCGCCGGCCGGCTCGATCGGCTTCCGTGGCTGCTCGTCGACGAGGCGCACGCCTTCTTCGGCGGCGTCGCCGAGCCGGCGCTGCGGACGCTCCTCACACGCGGCCGCGCGCCCGGCGTGTCGCTCGTCTGCGCGACACAGCGCCCCGGCGCGCTGCCGAGCGTGGCGGTCTCGCAGTCTGACCTCATCGTCGCCCACCGACTGACCGCCGAGGGCGACGTCGCGCGACTCGCGGAGGCGGAGGCGACGTACCTCGCCGGATCGCTCGCCTCACGGCTCCCGACGGGCACCGGCGAGGCGCTCGTCGTCGACGACGCGACCGAGACGGCACACACCGTTCGCGTTCGCGAACGGCGGACCTCACACGGCGGCGGCAGTCCCCGCGCGAGCCAGACACGGGCGGCGGTCGATCGACCGGACGACGACGGCGCGACTGTCAGTGGGGTCTGCAGGCCCGACGCGCCGGACGGGAGTTCACGCGAGTCAGAAGGTCCAAGATGA
- a CDS encoding CrcB family protein, translating to MERTWLGYLLVAAGGFVGAAARYGVDVAAGDLTGVGTLAVNISGSLVLGVLVARATTTRTQLFVGTGALSSFTTYSTFVGDAVALGTIAGSAYVAVSYGFGFAAAAGGLLIGGRL from the coding sequence ATGGAACGGACGTGGCTCGGCTATCTCCTCGTGGCCGCCGGCGGATTCGTCGGCGCGGCCGCTCGATACGGCGTCGACGTGGCTGCGGGAGATCTGACCGGGGTCGGTACGCTCGCGGTGAACATCTCCGGGTCGCTCGTGCTCGGTGTGCTCGTGGCGCGCGCGACCACGACGCGTACTCAACTGTTCGTCGGGACCGGCGCGCTCTCGTCGTTTACGACCTACAGCACGTTCGTCGGCGACGCGGTGGCGCTCGGCACAATCGCAGGCAGCGCGTACGTCGCCGTGAGCTACGGGTTCGGGTTCGCAGCGGCGGCCGGCGGGCTACTGATCGGAGGTCGGCTGTGA